The sequence TTGCAAGTGCGGACACTTGGGCAAATATGATCAGCGGAGCAACTCTTGTATATGATTCTAACTATGGTGACACACCTGCAGGAGGTTGGAATCTTTTTTCTCTCACCAGCAGTTTTGCTATTGATAATGGTTTTGGATTAATAGTTCTGGTAGAAAGAAACTATGGAGGTACTGGAAGTAGCTCCGCAGGTGGAAGTTCCGGAGGACCCGGTGTCCAATATACTTCGGTAACTAACACTCATCAAAACTGGTATCAGGACACAACACCCCCTACGGGAAATGGTACTCTAAGCTCTTACCGTCCTAATATCCAGATAGCTTATACTCCTTATGAGATAACTACTCCTCCCAATCCTGCCAATCTTGTCAGCCCTCTTAACGGTGCTACCAATATTCTCTTATCGCAGACACTTAATTGGTCATCCGGAGGTGGTGCGCCTACAGGATACAAATTATCTTTTGGAACTGTATCCCCATTTACAACAGTTATCAATCAATCCGATTTAGGAGCCGTAACCACTTATGATCCCGATCTTGCTAACAGCACTGAATACTGGTGGAAAATAACCCCTTATAATGGATATGGAGAAGCTTCGGCTTGCCCTACTTGGACTTTTACGACAGTTAACCCTCCCTTAACAGGAACAAAAACAATAGGGAGTGGAGGGAATTATGTTACTTTCACTGATGCCGTAAATGCCCTAAATGGTTGTGGAGTTGGTTCAGGAGGTGTAACTTTTAATGTTTCCGCCGGCTCTGTATTTGAAGAAAACATTCCGATTATCACAGCAACGGGAACTGCTTCCAATCCAATCATATTCCAGAAATCCGGAACTGGCGAAAATCCTGTTATTAAACCAACTACCGCTACTGCCGGAATCCAAATTTCAGGTGGAGATTACATAACTTTTGATGGCATTGATGTAACCCGTCCTACCGGTAGCACAACCTATTATGGTTATTACATAAAAGCCGCCAGTGCAACAGATGGAGCTCAATACAATACTATAAAGAATTGTAAGATAATTTTGGATCGGACCAGTTCTTCCTGTTATGGTATTTATCAATATTATAGTGTAACTCCTACTGCTGCTGGAGGCACTAATTCTAATAACACTTATCAAAACATCGTTATTGAAAATGCCTATCGTGGATTTTACATTTATCAAACCTCCTCAACCTATCTGGATGAATATAATAAAATTCTCAATTGCACGATTGGTGGAACTACTGCCGGGGATATTGCTGGTGCTTATGGCATTTATACTTATTACCAACAAAATTTAACTGTTTCCGGTAATATTGTGCGTAATATGGGATATTCATCTACCGTTTATGGAATATATATTAGTTCTGGAAAAGGAACTGAAAATGTAATCAGCGGTAACAGGATTTATAATATTGCCTATACAGGAACCTCTTCTTATTATAACTATGGTATGTATGTTTCCCCAACTGGAACTTCTACCTTTAAGATTTATAACAATATGGTCTGGGGTCAAAGCCATGGATATACAACAGCCACTACTTCATTCTATCTATATGGAATTTACCTTTCTTCCAGTGCAACTACTACCTATTATGTGGACTATAATTCCGTAAAGATTGATGGACCCGCTAATTTAAGTAGTGCTTGTTTATACTTCAGTTCTGCTGCCGGAATCCATTATGTTAGAAACAACATCCTGGCAAATGTATCTGCAGGTCATTCCACTCCTTATCATATAGCTTTATATTCCTATAGCGCTACAGCTATTGGTGCTACAGGTTCAACTTCCGATCATAATATAATGTATATTGCCAATTCCTTGGGTGGTTATCCGGTGCGCGGTTCTTCAACTAACTATGCAACCCTTCAGTCATGGCAAACAGCCAGTAGTCAGGATGCAAACAGCCGTCCATCAAACCCTCAGTTTGATCCTGATAACCCCTTAAATATCTTAACCACTGTTCCCACCCCGGCTGAAGGAAAAGCTGTAGCCCTTCCTTATGTAACTACAGATATCTATGGAACTGTTAGAAATGCTTCCACCCCGGATATTGGAGCTCACGAAGGCAATTTTATGGTAGAATTGCAATGTCAAACACCTACAGCCCAACCCACGAATCTTGTTTTGATTCCTTATTCAACTTCCATAACCGGTAGTTTTACGGCAAGTTCTCCTGCTGCTGAAGGATATTTGGTTATTGGTCATCAAAATGCTACGCTAACCTTTAGCCCTGTGGATGGAATATATTACAGCCCTGCACAGAATTTGGGTAATAATGAAATAGTCCTAAGTTTTGGGGCATCCACAAGTTTCACGGCAACAGGTCTTACTGCCAATACACAATATTATTGCACTATCTTTGCAATGAACATCAATGGCGTGGGAGCTCCCAAATTTAATCGGACCAGTCCTTTAACCGGAACTCAAACAACATTGCCTGCTGCTCCAGCTGCACCTTCTGCTTTTACAGCCACGGCATACAGTAGCAGTCAAATAAATTTAAGTGTAACAGCTACTGCCAATATTATGGTTGCCTGGAGTTATAACAGCACTTTTGGAACACCCTTAGCTACCGGTTATAGCATTGGTAATCCAATTACCGGTGGTGGCACTGTTCTTTATATGGGACCTGCTTCAGGGCTTACCAGCCATACCGGTTTAAACGATGGAACCACTTATTATTATAAGGTATGGAGTTATCTTACTGCAGAACGAACTACTTACTATTCCTTCTCTGCCAGTGGCTTAACTGCTAATGCTTCAACTCCGCAAAACCCGGCTACTTTGCCTTTAACCGAAACCTTTGAGGTTTGGCCCAATCATTGGACTGTAGTAAATGGAACTCAAACAAATCAATGGTATGTGGGGACAGCAACTCACTATGCAGGAAACCAATCCGCTTATGTCACTAATGATAATGGTGTTTCCAATGCTTTCACAAATACAACATCATCCGTAGTTCATCTGTATCGGGATATAACCTTCACTTCCGGGGCAGCGGATTTTGAGCTCAGCTTTATGTTCAAATGTGGTGGTGAATCTACTTATGACGGATTGAAAGTATTTCTTGTGGATCTTACAACTACCCCTGTAGCAGGAACTGATTTAAGTTCAGGACAGATCGGAAACACTTGGTATAATCTTACTACGGATTGGACAAGAATCGCTATCCCAATTAGCGGCGACTTGGCTGGGACTACCAAACGCTTGGTCATAACCTGGAAAAATGATGGTTCCGCAGGTGTTCAGCCACCTGCTGCCATTGACAATTTGAATTTAGAAGCTTATTGGGTAGCCAAACCTACAGGACTGACGGCAACAAATATTACGGAAACATCTGCCATTCTTAACTGGACAAGTAGTTTATCCACTTTTGACCTGGAATGGGGAGCTCTTGGTTTTGTTCTTGGCACAGGAACTTTACTTAATAATATAAGCAAGCCCTACTCTCTGAATGGTTTAACTTCTTCTACCGGTTATGCTTATTATGTAAGAGCCAAAGACGCTGACAATAATAGTGCCTGGACGGGACCTTATAGTTTCTACACTGCTTTCCCGATTCCCTATACAACCAATTTTGATGCTGATACTAATCCTGCATTCGGTTGGTGGACTGTGATAAACTCAGTTTCTACTTATGCGGTTGTGAATGTTTCTACTACTTCCCCTCATTCCTCACCTAATAATATCTATATGTATAATCCTTCCAGCAACCCGGGAGCGTTAGTTAGCTTAGTAAGCCCGGCATTTAACTCGGCATTGAATAATTTATACTTAAGATTCTGGGCAAGAGGAACAGCTGGTCGTAATCTTTATGTTGGTGTTGTAGATGGTTTAAGCTCCAGTTCTACATTCACTCAGGTTGCCGCTATCCCTCTAACTACTACTGATACAGTTTATACAGTTGATTTATCCAGCTATGCAGGTAGCGGACAGTATGTGTCCTTCCGTTTGGATACCAGTGATAATGTAACCCAATATGTTTATTTAGATGATGTTACCGTCGCTACCAGACCATATAATGAATTGGCTGTAACTGCATTTACGGCAACTCCTCTGTATAAATTTACCGAAAGTGAATTAACTTTTAACTTTACGGTAAAGAACAATGGCACTAATTCCAGCGGTAAAAATGTTACTATCAAACAAGGTGAAACAACCATCGGAACAATTCCGGTTGGCAATCTTAGTCATCTTTCCTCTGTGAATTTAACCTATAACTGGACTCCTGATACTGCCGGAACCTTTACCTTCACTGCAGAATTACCTGCTGATAATGATCTTACTGATAACACTGCTACTCTTACCAATGTAGAAATCTTTGCTGCAGGAACTCTTGCTGAAGGTTTTGAAGAAATTGTCTTTCCTCCAGTGCGCTGGGTTGCTTGGCAAGGTGAAGGTCAAAATGCCTGGCAAAGAACAACAGCCAGTAATTTTGATGGAACAGCAGCAACGGGTCTGGTCTTAACTACTACTAATAGCAGTTCCTATCTGGCAACGCCTCAATTGATCTTCTCTCCGACAAGCAATTCGGTAACTTTCTATGCGCGTTCAACTGTTGCCAACCTTCAGCTGCAAGCATATTACGGAACCAGCATAGATGGAACTGGCTATACTGCTTTAGGAACTCCTTTCACTCTTACTACCACTTACACACAATATACCGTTCCAGGCACAGCTTCCTTGAGTGGTAATTACAGAATTGCTTTCCAAGGCATTCCTAATGGAACTTCTGGCACTGTCTATATGGATAAAGTAATTGGACCCATAATCTTTATCCCGGCTGAAGCTCCCGGTCCTGCTGCCTTAGTAACTCCTTTAGCTAATGCAGTTGTTAATCCTGCTTCTGTAATTCTTAGCTGGACTCCTCCCACTTCCGGTGGAGAAGCAATCGGCTATTATGTAAGAATTCTCTGTGATTCGTTAAATTATCTTATAGAAGATGATGATGAAGCAACTAACAATGCCTTCTGGTCTATGACCGAAGAACTAAGCTTTGATGTATATAACGAAGGACAATTGCTTAATTACAATACGAACTATTACTGGCAAATAATCCCTTACAACGATGGAGGAAGGACACGCCTTTCTTCTTGTTTGCCGAGAAAGTTAACTACAATTAAGCAAATTTCTGCTCCAACAACCTTAGCTTTGGGTACTCTTTTTGCCGGAAGAACAAAAACAGGAGAAATAACTGTTCAAAATGTAAGCCCGTCACAATCTTTAACCTTTAGTGCTGCAGGTGAGCATTTTGCTTTTGGTGGAACTCCACCTTATACTATTCCTGCCAATAGTTCTATGCAATTAGCCTACACCTTCTCTATTCCAACGGATTTAGGAGCTTATAGTGGAGTTATTACATTTACTCAACCCACTCCTCTTCCCGGTTCTGTTCTTACCATCCAGGTTTCCGGAACAGTGGTTGAAGACCCAACCATTTCTACTCTGCCTTTCTTTGAGGGCTTTGAAGTTGGTAATACTGATGCTTCTACTACTATTAAAAACTGGACACAGGTTACCGGACCTGCATATACATCATATTACTGGACAGCGAATTCTTCTCAGACCGGCTATAATAGAACTCCCAGAACCGGTTCTTTTAATGCTACCTTACATTACAGCGGACAGTCCTGGTTATTCCGTCCCATTGAGTTAATTGCTAACACTACTTATGAAATTGGGCTGTGGACTCGTCAGGATGGTGCTACAGCTGCAAATGCAAAAATGATGGTCAGTTATGGTAGTGCTCCTACAATTGCCGGAATGACTAATCCCATTATCCCTCAAACCGGTATTATCAATGGTGATTATCAACACTTAGCTGGAACCTTTACTCCTACCACCAGCGGAACTTATTACATTGGGATTAATGGGTGGATTAATAGTACTCCCTGGTATATCAGTTTGGATGATATCAATATTCGCGTCTTCCCTACAGAACCAGAATTTTCCATTTCCCCTGCTGAAAGTAATGTTACCTATCCGCTAACTGTTATCAATCAAACCTCTACTAAGCAGTTCACTATTACCAATACCGGTGTTGGCACTCTTACTCTTAATAGTATTATCGTTAACGGAAGCTATTATTCTTTGTCTCAGGATGCCAGTGACTATACTCTTGAAAGTAATCAATCTACTACCTTTAAAGTTGCTTATACTCCTTTAGTGGCAACTACCGGTTCAGAAGTTCACACAGGTACCGTTACTATTACTTATGGTGAGCCAGCTTCCAAAAATATAATGAGAAGAAGTTCATACACTGTTAATCTTAGTGGAACCTGCACTGACCCTCGTATTTATCCACCCTACACTCAGAACTTTGATGGAGTAACTACACCCAATCTGCCTTTGGGCTGGACCGGATACATTAATTCCACCTCCACTTCTGCTTATGTGCAAACGATAACTTCCTACCCGGTAAGTTCACCTAATTCTGTATATTTAACTAACAGTTCAGATGCTTCGGCAGATTTACGACTCATTAGTCCCCAAGTTATGATCCCTATGAATCAAGTGAGATTAAGTTTTTCTGCGCGTGGTTCATCTGCTGGCTATACATTATTAGTAGGAACTTCATCAACTGCTGACGGAACCGGTATCTTTACCCAGTTTGCTTCCATAACTGTAACTGCAACTCATACTGTTTATAGTTACAAACTGAATAATTACTCCGGAAGCGATCAATATATCTGTTTTAAGCATGGTTTGGGCGGAACATATCGTTCGTTATATATTGATAACATCCAGGTAGAACAATTGACTGATAACGATTTAGCTGTAACCAAGCTAACGGGTTCTTCTGCAATATTAGTTGGTAATCAAAGTTCTTATTCTGTAAGCGTTCAAAATAAAGGACTTCTTACTCAGAATAACTTTGAAGTGCAACTGCGGGTTGGTGAAACAATCCTTTCTACTTATCCTGTAACCGGTGCTAATCTTGCTTCTGATTCTACAGCCATTTATCAGCTGAATTGGAATCCTTCTTCAACTGGTACATACAGTATATATGCTAAAGTGATTCTTGCAGGAGATACACAACCCGCTAATGACATTTCGGCTCTTATGACAGTAGTTGTTTTACCTGAGGATACATATTTCCCAATTGCCGGTGATATACAAACAACTACTTCAACAGGTTCATACCCTGTACATTATTTGTGGAAAAACAGCATTTCGGAAACAATATACTCCGCTCAGGAAATGCAAATGACAGCTGGAACTATAGCAGGTATCTATTATTACTCTACCTCCACTGTTGTGCAACAAGATAAACCTATCAAAATCTGGATGAAAAACACAACTGAATCTTCAGTTCAAAATGCTTTCCTCAGCTTTACCGATTATATTCAAGTTGCCGATGCTGTGATAACAGTACCCATCGGACGCGCAGAGATATTCATTCCCTTCAATACTCCTTTTGCCTATACAGGTAACAATCTGGCA is a genomic window of Candidatus Cloacimonas sp. containing:
- a CDS encoding choice-of-anchor J domain-containing protein, with amino-acid sequence MKKLLTICFAMLIVAFVFADTITIGTGTSVQRYPLGSYFGYERSAALYTDAELGSQNLSISSLAWYSTIATTAIVPTKIYLKTTAATTIASADTWANMISGATLVYDSNYGDTPAGGWNLFSLTSSFAIDNGFGLIVLVERNYGGTGSSSAGGSSGGPGVQYTSVTNTHQNWYQDTTPPTGNGTLSSYRPNIQIAYTPYEITTPPNPANLVSPLNGATNILLSQTLNWSSGGGAPTGYKLSFGTVSPFTTVINQSDLGAVTTYDPDLANSTEYWWKITPYNGYGEASACPTWTFTTVNPPLTGTKTIGSGGNYVTFTDAVNALNGCGVGSGGVTFNVSAGSVFEENIPIITATGTASNPIIFQKSGTGENPVIKPTTATAGIQISGGDYITFDGIDVTRPTGSTTYYGYYIKAASATDGAQYNTIKNCKIILDRTSSSCYGIYQYYSVTPTAAGGTNSNNTYQNIVIENAYRGFYIYQTSSTYLDEYNKILNCTIGGTTAGDIAGAYGIYTYYQQNLTVSGNIVRNMGYSSTVYGIYISSGKGTENVISGNRIYNIAYTGTSSYYNYGMYVSPTGTSTFKIYNNMVWGQSHGYTTATTSFYLYGIYLSSSATTTYYVDYNSVKIDGPANLSSACLYFSSAAGIHYVRNNILANVSAGHSTPYHIALYSYSATAIGATGSTSDHNIMYIANSLGGYPVRGSSTNYATLQSWQTASSQDANSRPSNPQFDPDNPLNILTTVPTPAEGKAVALPYVTTDIYGTVRNASTPDIGAHEGNFMVELQCQTPTAQPTNLVLIPYSTSITGSFTASSPAAEGYLVIGHQNATLTFSPVDGIYYSPAQNLGNNEIVLSFGASTSFTATGLTANTQYYCTIFAMNINGVGAPKFNRTSPLTGTQTTLPAAPAAPSAFTATAYSSSQINLSVTATANIMVAWSYNSTFGTPLATGYSIGNPITGGGTVLYMGPASGLTSHTGLNDGTTYYYKVWSYLTAERTTYYSFSASGLTANASTPQNPATLPLTETFEVWPNHWTVVNGTQTNQWYVGTATHYAGNQSAYVTNDNGVSNAFTNTTSSVVHLYRDITFTSGAADFELSFMFKCGGESTYDGLKVFLVDLTTTPVAGTDLSSGQIGNTWYNLTTDWTRIAIPISGDLAGTTKRLVITWKNDGSAGVQPPAAIDNLNLEAYWVAKPTGLTATNITETSAILNWTSSLSTFDLEWGALGFVLGTGTLLNNISKPYSLNGLTSSTGYAYYVRAKDADNNSAWTGPYSFYTAFPIPYTTNFDADTNPAFGWWTVINSVSTYAVVNVSTTSPHSSPNNIYMYNPSSNPGALVSLVSPAFNSALNNLYLRFWARGTAGRNLYVGVVDGLSSSSTFTQVAAIPLTTTDTVYTVDLSSYAGSGQYVSFRLDTSDNVTQYVYLDDVTVATRPYNELAVTAFTATPLYKFTESELTFNFTVKNNGTNSSGKNVTIKQGETTIGTIPVGNLSHLSSVNLTYNWTPDTAGTFTFTAELPADNDLTDNTATLTNVEIFAAGTLAEGFEEIVFPPVRWVAWQGEGQNAWQRTTASNFDGTAATGLVLTTTNSSSYLATPQLIFSPTSNSVTFYARSTVANLQLQAYYGTSIDGTGYTALGTPFTLTTTYTQYTVPGTASLSGNYRIAFQGIPNGTSGTVYMDKVIGPIIFIPAEAPGPAALVTPLANAVVNPASVILSWTPPTSGGEAIGYYVRILCDSLNYLIEDDDEATNNAFWSMTEELSFDVYNEGQLLNYNTNYYWQIIPYNDGGRTRLSSCLPRKLTTIKQISAPTTLALGTLFAGRTKTGEITVQNVSPSQSLTFSAAGEHFAFGGTPPYTIPANSSMQLAYTFSIPTDLGAYSGVITFTQPTPLPGSVLTIQVSGTVVEDPTISTLPFFEGFEVGNTDASTTIKNWTQVTGPAYTSYYWTANSSQTGYNRTPRTGSFNATLHYSGQSWLFRPIELIANTTYEIGLWTRQDGATAANAKMMVSYGSAPTIAGMTNPIIPQTGIINGDYQHLAGTFTPTTSGTYYIGINGWINSTPWYISLDDINIRVFPTEPEFSISPAESNVTYPLTVINQTSTKQFTITNTGVGTLTLNSIIVNGSYYSLSQDASDYTLESNQSTTFKVAYTPLVATTGSEVHTGTVTITYGEPASKNIMRRSSYTVNLSGTCTDPRIYPPYTQNFDGVTTPNLPLGWTGYINSTSTSAYVQTITSYPVSSPNSVYLTNSSDASADLRLISPQVMIPMNQVRLSFSARGSSAGYTLLVGTSSTADGTGIFTQFASITVTATHTVYSYKLNNYSGSDQYICFKHGLGGTYRSLYIDNIQVEQLTDNDLAVTKLTGSSAILVGNQSSYSVSVQNKGLLTQNNFEVQLRVGETILSTYPVTGANLASDSTAIYQLNWNPSSTGTYSIYAKVILAGDTQPANDISALMTVVVLPEDTYFPIAGDIQTTTSTGSYPVHYLWKNSISETIYSAQEMQMTAGTIAGIYYYSTSTVVQQDKPIKIWMKNTTESSVQNAFLSFTDYIQVADAVITVPIGRAEIFIPFNTPFAYTGNNLAVRVNRPMDTSYLSGTSFYTQTLGTTDYRTRYMFSDTVIINPQDPAASGLTPYTATAIPLTKFAVTSATPVEVSSPVVSITSTTSGVQLSWGQVTNAQAYRIYVSDDPYNFPEQTPVIVREPNHSYTYNTTGVNKKFFKVVAVSSYRNSNLNPNVVDMLNPNPVNTDIPDRSKK